The following are from one region of the Veillonella nakazawae genome:
- a CDS encoding IS256-like element ISVesp1 family transposase encodes MKLVRCPNCGFVCKRNGKTNAGSQRWYCNQCSYSFTNKVNKTNNNLQIFLDWLFGKHTQLDMAGDGRSFRRKTSQFWELWPLPPKVESSSSVVFVDGIYLARNACILICCNETHVLGWYVCRYEHSKAWEALLRRISSPIVVISDGGTGFQKALKKVWPKAKLQRCLFHAFQQVKRYTTIRPKTIAGCELYGIARDLLTIHTQDHAIKWVQNVMSWKVRHRVFLSEITVDENGTIRPKHERLIKAENSLVKLINKRCLFTYLDASLTCACPATNKRIEGGVNAQLRTMLRNHRGMSIERRIKAVFWWCYMHSPNPLSNAEILKVMPTNKSISDIYHTIHEQSRLEASIPTWGDAIVWSDLHNYDRLFTNLWD; translated from the coding sequence TGTTCTTACTCATTCACAAATAAAGTGAATAAAACTAACAATAATTTACAGATATTTTTGGATTGGTTATTTGGTAAACACACACAGTTAGATATGGCTGGCGATGGACGTTCATTTCGTAGAAAAACATCACAGTTTTGGGAGCTTTGGCCATTACCACCAAAAGTTGAATCATCAAGTAGTGTGGTATTTGTTGATGGTATTTATTTAGCTAGAAATGCTTGTATTTTAATCTGTTGTAATGAGACGCATGTCTTAGGCTGGTATGTTTGTAGATATGAGCATTCTAAGGCTTGGGAGGCTTTATTACGACGTATTTCATCACCTATAGTAGTTATATCCGATGGTGGTACCGGCTTTCAAAAGGCATTAAAAAAAGTTTGGCCGAAAGCCAAACTACAAAGATGCTTATTTCATGCATTTCAACAAGTAAAACGCTATACAACAATACGTCCTAAAACGATTGCTGGTTGTGAGTTATATGGAATTGCAAGGGATTTATTAACAATACACACGCAAGATCATGCTATAAAGTGGGTACAAAACGTTATGTCATGGAAAGTACGACATAGAGTATTCCTATCAGAAATAACAGTTGATGAAAATGGTACGATACGACCTAAACATGAACGACTTATAAAAGCAGAAAATTCCTTAGTTAAATTGATTAACAAAAGATGTTTATTTACTTACTTAGATGCATCGTTAACATGTGCCTGCCCAGCTACTAATAAGCGTATAGAAGGTGGTGTAAATGCTCAGTTACGCACTATGTTACGTAATCATAGAGGAATGTCTATTGAAAGACGAATAAAAGCGGTGTTCTGGTGGTGCTATATGCACTCACCAAACCCGCTTTCTAATGCAGAAATACTTAAGGTTATGCCGACCAACAAGAGTATTTCTGATATATATCATACCATACATGAACAATCTAGGTTAGAAGCTTCTATTCCGACTTGGGGTGATGCTATTGTTTGGAGTGATTTGCATAATTATGATCGCCTATTTACCAATCTTTGGGACTAA
- a CDS encoding dihydrolipoyl dehydrogenase family protein: MKQYDIIVVGTGGATIVADAALKKGLKVAIIEKGKFGGTCLNRGCIPTKVMVTAANAIQEVEEFKKIGVNVGDATMDWDTVAKRTWHMIDKSAGIYDYYNSYDNVDVYRGAASFVSDKVMNIHLNDGSGIVEITAPTIILGTGGYSNIPNVPGLKEAGFLSSESLFGDKFPKQPYKSLAVLGAGPIGVEFGHVFDAAGTEVTIIQHNVRLVPKEDEEMSEHLLQNYRARGINVILNQDTVEIRQEDGLKVVVTKDRSTGEVTETKVEEILVAAGIRPAVEELHLENTGIETWPKGWIKTNEFLETSVDGIYALGDVNGEPAFRHRANYEADIIAHNLYFAKNEEDFRWARYDTLPKVTFSYPEIGSVGLTEAEAIKAGYNVGVGKNYYSSTAKGYAMGINPGDVNDGFVKIVVDKDTNYILGMHVTGPQASILFQPYVNLMNSGVTPLTAINEEIASERTKRLREKGITREMDPKSVITVGETMSPHPSLIEVIMWTQAYYEHRWQ, translated from the coding sequence ATGAAACAATACGATATTATTGTGGTTGGTACAGGTGGTGCAACCATCGTAGCTGACGCTGCGCTAAAAAAAGGCCTTAAAGTGGCCATCATAGAAAAAGGTAAATTCGGTGGCACATGCCTAAATCGCGGTTGTATTCCTACGAAAGTAATGGTTACAGCAGCTAATGCCATTCAAGAGGTAGAAGAGTTCAAAAAAATAGGCGTCAATGTTGGCGATGCAACTATGGATTGGGACACTGTAGCTAAACGTACATGGCATATGATTGACAAGTCTGCAGGCATCTATGATTACTATAACTCTTATGACAACGTAGATGTATATCGCGGTGCTGCAAGTTTTGTGTCCGATAAGGTTATGAATATCCACCTTAACGATGGCTCTGGTATCGTAGAAATCACAGCTCCAACAATTATTCTAGGTACTGGTGGTTATAGCAACATACCAAATGTACCTGGTCTAAAAGAAGCAGGCTTCCTTTCTAGTGAAAGTTTATTTGGCGATAAGTTCCCGAAACAACCGTATAAATCGCTTGCAGTACTTGGTGCAGGCCCTATCGGCGTAGAATTCGGTCACGTATTTGATGCAGCTGGTACTGAAGTTACCATCATTCAACATAATGTGCGCCTTGTACCTAAAGAAGACGAAGAGATGTCCGAACATCTTCTTCAAAACTACAGGGCTCGTGGTATTAATGTAATCTTAAACCAAGACACTGTTGAAATCCGTCAAGAAGATGGTCTTAAAGTTGTAGTCACTAAAGATCGTAGCACTGGTGAAGTTACAGAAACTAAGGTAGAAGAAATCCTCGTAGCAGCTGGCATTCGTCCTGCTGTAGAAGAGCTCCACCTCGAAAATACAGGTATTGAAACATGGCCAAAGGGCTGGATTAAAACAAACGAGTTCCTCGAAACATCTGTTGATGGCATCTATGCCTTAGGCGATGTAAATGGTGAACCAGCATTTCGTCATCGTGCGAACTATGAAGCTGATATTATTGCCCACAATCTATACTTTGCTAAAAACGAAGAAGATTTCCGTTGGGCACGTTATGATACATTGCCAAAGGTTACCTTCTCCTACCCTGAAATTGGTAGCGTAGGTCTTACTGAAGCAGAAGCTATCAAAGCTGGTTATAATGTAGGTGTAGGCAAAAACTACTACTCCTCCACAGCTAAAGGCTATGCAATGGGTATCAACCCTGGCGATGTAAATGACGGCTTTGTTAAAATCGTGGTAGACAAAGATACTAATTATATCCTTGGTATGCACGTAACAGGTCCTCAAGCGTCTATCCTCTTCCAACCATATGTAAACCTTATGAACAGTGGTGTAACTCCGTTGACAGCAATTAATGAAGAAATCGCTTCTGAACGTACTAAACGCTTACGTGAAAAAGGTATTACTCGCGAAATGGACCCTAAATCCGTTATCACTGTAGGTGAAACTATGAGCCCACATCCGTCCTTAATCGAGGTTATTATGTGGACACAAGCATACTACGAACACCGTTGGCAATAG
- the sstT gene encoding serine/threonine transporter SstT: MNRFVKSINRVSLIQQIIIGLIIGILTALYVPDVANELALLGVLFVGALKGIAPILVFFLVIAAISKHRSGQKTGMGSVITLYLLGTFLSAALAVVVSFMFPTTLHLAASAADAAPPQGIVEVMKTLLKNIVDNPVKALMTANYIGILGWALIIGGALRHAPMNTKEIMESIAQAITTVVGWIIRFAPLGIMGLVADSIATNGIEALIGYFQLLVLLLGSMIFVALVVNPLLSFVYLRRNPYPLVFKCLRESAIYAFFTRSSAANIPVNLDLAKRLKLNPDMYSVSIPLGATINMGGAAITITIMTLAAAHTLGIVVDIPTAILLSVIATIGACGASGVAGGSLLLIPLACSLFGISNDIAMQVVGVGFIIGVLQDSTETALNSSTDILFTATADYAKRGYHENWN; the protein is encoded by the coding sequence ATGAATCGATTTGTAAAATCAATCAATAGAGTCAGTCTAATCCAACAAATTATCATAGGTTTGATTATTGGTATTTTGACAGCTCTATATGTGCCAGATGTGGCAAATGAATTAGCTTTATTAGGCGTTCTCTTCGTTGGTGCTTTAAAAGGGATTGCACCAATCCTCGTATTCTTCCTTGTAATTGCAGCCATCAGTAAACACCGTTCTGGTCAAAAAACAGGTATGGGCTCTGTAATCACATTATATTTATTAGGTACATTCCTTTCTGCAGCGCTTGCTGTAGTCGTAAGCTTTATGTTCCCTACTACTTTACACCTTGCAGCTAGTGCAGCTGATGCAGCTCCACCACAAGGTATCGTAGAGGTAATGAAAACACTTTTAAAAAATATTGTTGATAACCCTGTGAAAGCCTTAATGACGGCTAACTATATCGGCATTTTAGGTTGGGCACTTATCATCGGTGGCGCTTTACGCCATGCACCAATGAATACTAAAGAAATAATGGAGTCTATCGCTCAAGCTATTACAACTGTAGTAGGTTGGATTATCCGCTTTGCTCCTCTTGGTATTATGGGTCTTGTAGCTGATTCTATCGCTACTAACGGTATCGAAGCTTTGATTGGTTATTTCCAATTACTCGTATTACTACTTGGTTCTATGATTTTCGTAGCATTAGTAGTAAACCCACTTCTATCTTTTGTATATCTTCGCCGTAATCCATATCCATTGGTTTTCAAATGTTTACGTGAATCTGCAATCTATGCGTTCTTTACTCGTAGCTCTGCTGCAAACATCCCTGTTAACCTCGATTTAGCGAAACGTTTAAAACTTAACCCTGATATGTATTCCGTATCCATTCCATTGGGTGCAACAATCAATATGGGTGGTGCAGCGATCACAATTACAATCATGACATTAGCTGCTGCCCATACACTTGGAATCGTTGTAGATATCCCTACAGCAATTCTCTTATCTGTTATTGCTACTATCGGTGCTTGTGGTGCTTCTGGCGTTGCTGGTGGTTCCCTACTTCTAATTCCTCTTGCTTGTTCTCTATTTGGTATCTCCAATGACATCGCAATGCAAGTTGTAGGTGTAGGCTTCATCATTGGCGTTTTACAAGACTCCACTGAAACAGCACTTAACTCCAGTACAGATATTCTCTTCACTGCTACTGCAGATTATGCGAAACGTGGCTATCACGAAAACTGGAATTAA
- a CDS encoding ubiquinone/menaquinone biosynthesis methyltransferase: MNTKEFKTYADKEEFVQGVFSNIAKNYDLMNTVLSFGQDYYWRKFSVKAMNIGPNQRILDVACGTCVFTKEALRQEPTLRVEALDFNSEMLDQGRVRIEDAGLIDQVNLVQGDAMALPYADNTFDAAMSGFAMRNVPDIKQVLSEMQRVVKPGGKVVVLELAKPSMFGFKQLYNFYFSYILPILGKLSKDNSSYAWLPESLRRYPHQSEILEIWKSLGYENATYHELTGGIVAVHEGVVPENSIVNNK, translated from the coding sequence ATGAATACGAAAGAATTTAAAACATATGCAGATAAAGAAGAATTTGTGCAAGGTGTATTCTCTAATATTGCTAAGAATTATGATTTGATGAATACAGTCTTGAGTTTTGGACAGGATTATTACTGGCGCAAATTTTCTGTAAAAGCAATGAATATAGGTCCAAATCAACGTATACTTGATGTAGCTTGTGGCACTTGTGTGTTTACAAAGGAAGCGTTACGTCAAGAACCAACATTAAGGGTGGAGGCTTTGGACTTTAATAGTGAGATGCTTGATCAAGGTCGTGTACGCATTGAAGATGCTGGTTTAATAGATCAAGTTAATCTTGTTCAAGGTGATGCGATGGCATTACCATATGCAGATAACACATTTGATGCTGCTATGAGCGGATTTGCAATGCGTAATGTGCCAGATATTAAACAAGTGTTATCTGAAATGCAACGTGTTGTAAAGCCAGGTGGAAAAGTAGTTGTGTTAGAACTCGCAAAGCCAAGCATGTTTGGTTTTAAACAGTTATATAATTTCTACTTCTCCTATATATTACCTATTTTAGGTAAGTTAAGTAAGGATAATTCCTCTTATGCATGGTTGCCAGAATCCTTACGCAGATATCCTCATCAAAGTGAGATTCTTGAAATCTGGAAATCTTTAGGATATGAAAATGCCACCTATCATGAATTGACAGGCGGCATTGTAGCGGTCCACGAAGGTGTGGTACCAGAAAATTCTATTGTAAATAATAAGTAA
- a CDS encoding SIMPL domain-containing protein, which produces MKLSKRLLSKTVAIAAVCATMATAAFAAPQGTFDTSEIQITGEASRSVAPNYAILTLGITSENTNINAAKSNNDRIMSDLISKLGHLGIDKKDIYTSNISINPTSDYQDGKRINTGYSVANRVTVKINNLDNVGKAVDAAVSAGANDINNLSFQNDVSQQLSDSLTTEAIQDGRHKAEVIAAALGRTLGPVKTVSISTPQTSSMDSGSYRNALMLKASLETATPVEKGSLVVSQDANITYYLQ; this is translated from the coding sequence ATGAAATTATCCAAACGTTTATTATCCAAAACAGTTGCTATTGCTGCGGTATGTGCAACTATGGCCACTGCAGCCTTTGCTGCACCACAAGGTACATTTGATACCTCTGAAATTCAAATTACAGGCGAAGCCTCTCGTTCTGTAGCACCTAACTATGCGATTTTAACACTTGGTATTACTAGTGAAAACACTAATATCAATGCTGCAAAATCCAATAACGATCGCATCATGAGTGATTTAATCAGCAAGTTAGGTCATTTAGGTATCGACAAAAAAGATATTTACACATCTAACATTTCTATTAACCCTACAAGTGATTATCAAGATGGCAAACGAATTAACACTGGTTATAGTGTAGCAAATCGTGTGACTGTAAAAATCAACAATCTTGATAATGTAGGAAAGGCTGTTGACGCTGCTGTTAGCGCTGGCGCCAACGATATCAACAACCTTTCATTCCAAAATGATGTATCTCAACAACTATCTGATTCTTTAACTACCGAAGCAATTCAAGACGGTCGTCATAAAGCTGAGGTTATAGCTGCAGCCCTTGGTCGTACTTTAGGCCCTGTAAAAACTGTTTCTATCAGCACACCACAAACAAGCTCTATGGACTCTGGTTCCTATCGTAACGCCTTAATGTTAAAAGCGTCTCTCGAAACTGCTACTCCTGTTGAAAAAGGATCATTAGTAGTTTCTCAAGACGCTAATATTACTTATTATTTACAATAG